A stretch of the Candidatus Edwardsbacteria bacterium genome encodes the following:
- a CDS encoding cyclic 2,3-diphosphoglycerate synthase, giving the protein MSKKRILIMGAAGRDFHNFNTYFRNNKDYEVVAFTATQIPDIAGRKYPAALAGKLYPKGISIYDEKDLTKLIAKLKVDQVVFAYSDVPYAYVMGKAAVVNAAGADFMMLGPKDTMIKSTKPLISVCAVRTGSGKSQTTRRVIEILMAMGKKVVAIRHPMPYGDLVKQKVQRFATVEDLAKHKCTIEEMEEYEPHVVRGNVIYAGVDYEAILRQAEKEADVIVWDGGNNDFSFYKSDLEIVVVDPHRPGHELSYYPGEVNLRRADVIIINKEDSARKEDIKTVKANIKMANPRALVIDADSPVTVEQPKSLKGKRVLVIEDGPTLTHGEMKYGAGVVAAKKHGVAKMIDPRPYAVGTIADTFKKYPGIGVLLPAMGYSDKQISDLQATINRTPCDMYVVGTPIDLRRLVKFPKPAVRVSYDLKETSKPDLSAAIRKIIKK; this is encoded by the coding sequence ATGTCCAAAAAAAGAATTCTGATCATGGGAGCCGCCGGGCGCGACTTCCATAATTTCAACACCTATTTCCGCAACAACAAGGATTACGAAGTGGTGGCCTTTACCGCCACCCAGATCCCCGATATAGCCGGGCGTAAATATCCGGCGGCCCTGGCCGGAAAGCTTTATCCCAAGGGCATCTCCATCTACGACGAGAAGGACCTCACCAAGCTGATCGCCAAGCTGAAGGTCGACCAGGTGGTGTTCGCCTACTCCGATGTGCCCTACGCCTACGTCATGGGCAAGGCGGCCGTGGTCAACGCCGCCGGGGCGGACTTCATGATGCTGGGACCCAAGGATACCATGATCAAGTCCACCAAGCCGTTGATCTCCGTCTGCGCGGTGCGCACCGGCAGCGGCAAGAGCCAGACCACCCGCCGGGTGATCGAGATCCTGATGGCCATGGGCAAGAAGGTGGTGGCCATCCGCCATCCCATGCCCTACGGCGACCTGGTCAAGCAGAAGGTCCAGCGTTTTGCCACGGTGGAAGACCTGGCCAAGCACAAATGTACCATCGAGGAGATGGAGGAGTACGAACCGCATGTGGTGCGCGGCAACGTTATCTACGCCGGGGTGGACTACGAGGCCATTTTGCGCCAGGCCGAGAAGGAGGCCGATGTCATCGTCTGGGACGGCGGCAACAACGACTTCTCCTTCTACAAGTCCGACCTGGAGATCGTGGTGGTGGATCCGCACCGCCCGGGACACGAGCTGTCATATTATCCGGGCGAGGTCAACCTGCGCCGGGCCGATGTCATCATCATCAACAAGGAGGACAGCGCCCGCAAGGAGGACATCAAAACAGTCAAAGCCAACATCAAAATGGCCAACCCCCGGGCGCTGGTCATCGACGCCGATTCGCCGGTAACGGTGGAACAGCCCAAGAGCCTAAAAGGGAAGAGGGTGCTGGTGATCGAGGACGGCCCGACCCTGACCCACGGCGAGATGAAGTACGGCGCCGGGGTGGTGGCGGCCAAAAAACACGGCGTGGCCAAGATGATCGACCCCCGCCCCTACGCGGTGGGCACCATCGCCGACACTTTTAAGAAATATCCCGGCATCGGGGTGTTGCTGCCGGCCATGGGCTATTCCGACAAGCAGATCAGCGACCTTCAGGCCACCATCAACCGGACCCCCTGCGACATGTACGTGGTGGGAACGCCCATCGACCTGCGCCGCTTAGTAAAATTTCCCAAACCGGCGGTGAGGGTGAGCTACGATCTGAAGGAGACCTCCAAGCCCGACCTAAGTGCGGCCATCAGGAAAATCATCAAGAAATAA